The sequence below is a genomic window from Lentimicrobium saccharophilum.
AATGGGATGCTTATGATATAGATGTGATCACCTACCTGGGTAGTCATTCGCTGGCCGGAGATATCATTTATGTAACCGGTTTCCAGGACCTTAACGTAGGGGATGTCACGAGTTACCCGGTTACGGGACTTGCACCCGGCACAACGTATTATTATGTAGTACGGGCTGTGAATGACAATGGCGCCAGTGCAAATTCGAATGTAATCGAAGTAACTACCGGAGGAATTATTCTCACCCCCCCTGTGATTATCTCCCCGACGGCTACCGGAATAACTGTAAATTCAGCCATACTGGGAGGAAATATCACCTCTGATGGCGGCAGCCCGGTGACTGAAAGAGGAACGGTATGGAACACGACCGGAAGCGTTACCATTGATGACAACAAACTGGCTGAAGGGGGCACCACAACGGGAATTTTCACCCATCTCAGAAGCGGCCTGCCTGAAGGCACACAGATATTTTACTGTGCCTATGCCACCAATGCCGAAGGAACAACACTGACCAATGAAGCGAGCTTCTACACCCTGTTCAGCGAGCCGGACAACCATGTTACCAACTTCACTGCCGGCACAGCCACCGTTACCTCCATCCCGCTTACGTGGACCGATGCGACCGGAACAGTATTGCCCGAAGCATACCTGATCAAAGGGAGTTCAGTAAGTTTTGATGATATTGCCGATCCGGCCGACGGCGTACCTGAATCCAACGGAGCGCTGGTCAGAAATGTAATCCAGGGGACACAGGCCTATACTTTTGAAAACCTGACTCCTGAAACACCGTACTTCTTCAAAATCTATCCCTACACCAATTCAGGTACCGCCATTGACTACAAAACCGATCCGGTGGTTCCTACTGCAACAGCTGTAACACTTGAAATACCTGCCGGTGCATTGGTGTACGAGCCTTTTGATTACCCCGCAGGAGAAACATTACCGTCACAGACAAACTGGACCGGTATTAATACTGGGGATGACAATATTCTTATCAGCGAAGGTAACCTGACATACAGCGGCTTGCAGGTATCAGCCGGTAATAAAGTTTCATTTGCCGGAGGCGGAATTGATGCATACAGAACCTTCGTCAGTCAGACTGCCAATATTGTCTACTATTCATTTATCATGAATGTAACCGACCTGAATCTGTTAAACGCCACCGGAGGCTATTTCACCGGAATTGCAAGCAATTCAACCAATTTTGGCGCTACAGTATGGACCGGGCTTGACGGAGATGGCTACAGGATTGGTATCAATCCAAGGAGTACCACGGCAAATACCGTTTGGGCCACAGGCACGCAAACTATAGGGAATGCTGTCCTGGTTGTTGTTTCATACGAATTTGTCGAAGGTACAGGCAACGACGTGGTTAATATCTGGGTGAATCCGGCAGCGGCCTCCCTGGGAGCAGCAATACCCCCGGCAGCAACAGCCACGGCTACCAATACCGACGGCACAGACCTCGGCAGTATATCACAATTTTTTATCCGGCAGGACAGTGATTCGGAAACCCCGTTCATCGATATGGATGAATGCAGGGTCGGCACCTCATGGGCGGATGTCACACCGGCAGGTTCAGCCGGAAAAACGCTTAATTTAAAAGCATATATTGAAGGTTTCTGGAATGGATCAGGCATGAACCAGGCCCAGGATGTGGATCAGGATGAGAATATCTTCAACAAGTTCAGCGGAACCACGGTTGACACCCTCAGTGTTTACCTGGCCGAAGCCGATGCCCCCTGGGCATATCTCTATGCCGCGCATGAAGTCAACATCAACACCGACGGCTCTATGGTCATTTCAGTACCTGCAGCCTTCTCCGGCAATTATTATATTGTAATTGACCACCACAGCAGTATTGAAACCTGGAGTGCCCTGCCCGTTGATTTCAGCGGCACCACCATTGATTATGACTTTACCACTGCCGCTGAGCAGGCCTACGGCTCCAACCAGAAATCGATGGGAACGGTATGGGCGCTCTTTTCAGGGGATGTTGGCAATGATGAATACATCGAATTCCCGGATGTGGTTGCCGTCTACAACCTGAGCGTAGCTTCTTTCTTCGGATATACGCTTTACGACCTTGACGGCAGCGGATACATAGAATTCCTTGACTACATCATTGCTTACAACAACAGTGTAAACAGCGTTGGCATGAACACCCCGCCCAATCCGGCCAAGCGGCCAGGCTATTCAAACACTAAGCCAACAAACTGAAATGATTATTTCATAAGCCTGCTATAACAATCACCCGGACCTGACAGTAATTCACAGCTGTCAGGTCCGTTTTACCTCTGCTGAATTATTGACCGGTCCGACATGCCCTTTTCAATCCATAAACAGGCATTAATTGAATTTTCCAAACATAATATTATCCTGCCAAATGGTTAAAAACACAATGGAACTTGTACAGGGCAATTTTTGCCGTATATTTACCGATCATTTCCTGTGTATCCAATTCCTACACTAACCCTTGTTAAACGCTTTGTTCATGTTGCAAGAAGCCCCTGTTTCAGGATTAAACCTTCATGTTTCCGTCGATTGTGTGGTATTTGGATTTGAATTCGGAAAACTGAATGTCCTTTTACTTGAAAGAAAGATGATGTTTCAGGGACAGGAGTACAAAGACCTGAAATTACCCGGCGACCTGGTGCGCAAGGATGAAGATCTGGATACTGCTGCGGCAAGAGTGCTTAAAGAGTTGACGGGTCTTGAGAACATCTATCTTAAACAATATGCCGCCATCGGCACTCCTAACCGTCTGACGCGCCTGGAACGTGATATGGAATGGCTCAGGCAGATCGGGCACCCTGAAGAAGTGGTGGTAACCGTGGCTTATTATTCCCTGCTCAACATCGACCAGGAAAGAATCAATAAATTTCAGCTGCAGGAAGATGTAAAATGGCACCCGGTTTCCCAGATCAAAGAACTGGCTTTTGACCACATGGAGATTCTTGCTGATGGACTTGAAGCACTCAGGACAGAACTCCGGTCAAACCCTATCGGATTTGAACTGCTCCCTTCAAAATTCACCCTCAGCCAACTGCAAAAACTTTATGAGGTAATCCTTGGGGTAAACCTGGATAAAAGAAATTTCAGAAAAAAGGTCACCAATATGCCCTATGTGATCCCGATCAATGAAAAGGAGCGCGGTGTCTCACACAAACCGGCGAGGTTTTACATCTTTAATAAAAAAATTTACGAGAAAACCAGGAAAAACTCTCTGGACTTCTCCGTTTAAACTTCGCAGATATTCATAACCCTGAAGTGAAACAAATTTCAGTACATTCCGTTAATTCACCGGATAACATACGCTTTTAGTCCGATGCACGACATTGAGCCGTTTTATGCCTGGCGAAACCTTTACGATGCCGCTGATGACATCCATTCTCCGTTCTATGGACGAACATACAGCGAAACCCAATGCATAAATTCTGTTTACAATTATTTTATTCACCCGCTCTGGGATGAAATGGGCTCAGCAACCCTTTACATAAAAATACTCTATGCTGACTACAGGGCAGGTTTTTGTGTGATAGAGTGCCTTGGTGAATGGAACGATACTCTTTACAATGACATCATGTACCTGTACCGGAATGTAGCAGAAATCCTGATGGATGCCGGTATCCGGAAATTCATACTTATCGGTGAGAATGTGCTTAACTTTCACGCCGATGATGATTCCTATTATCAGGAGTGGTTTGACGGCATTGAAGACGGGTGGATTGCCTGTATAAACTTCCGGGACCATGTGCTGGATGAAATTCACCGGGGGCGACTTGATTATTATCTTGCCATTGGCGGTAAACTTGACCATATCAATTGGCGCACACTCAATCCTAAACAGCTTTTTACTCTGATCGACAGCCTGATTATGAAACGTTTAACAGCCTGAACCGGTCTGCCATGACAAAAAACATCATTATCCGGGTATATGGAAGGGTTCAGGGCGTGGGATTCCGCTATTATACGAGGGAAATGGCAATTAAGAGCGGGATCACAGGTTATGTGAGCAATGAAGCCGACGGATCCGTTTATATTGAAGCCGAGGGAGCGCAGGAACAGCTTGATGTATTTATCCGTTTATGCAAAGAGGGCCCTGCCAGGGCCATTGTTACTGACTTCAGGAAGTTTGAAGGCACACTGATGAATTATTCTTCATTCAGAATCAAATAACCACCCCGGATTTTCACGGATCATCCCTGCAACTACCCTGTCGACCGGCAATGTAAAAAGCTCAGGTTCAATTTTATAAGGATCGATCCACCGGAATGCCTGTGCTCCTTCCACTGCATCAATTTCAAATGATTTCTCCGCGGCAGGAAAAACCGGGTTACCCTGTAAACCTGCCAGATAATAAACATTAATGATCTGACTGACTTCGGGCAGAAAATGCGAAGGCTGAAAATAATCAGTTGTGTAGAAATGCCTGCGGATTAGCACCTCCTGATTTAATTCCTCCCTGCATTCCCGTTTCAGGCAATCAAGCGTTCCTTCCCCGAAATGAAGGCCGCCACCCGGGAATTTGGTCATAAACATGCCTAGCCTGTATTCGTCGGTAACCAGTAACCGGTTTTCGAAAACGATCAGTCCGTAAACACGGATATTAAACCTGCACTTTTCCATTGGTTATAATTTATTAGCTGTTGCCCGGAGCATTTCCCGTTTGCCCGGCGGGCCCGGCAGTCGCTCCGTCGAAAAGCCTGCCTCCTGCAATGTTCTTCGCACCCTCCCCTTGGCACAATATGTGACCAAAATGCCTCCCTGATCCATACTCATGCGTAGTTTGCGGAAAATCTCCGGCTCCCATAGTTCCGGAGCCGTTTCGGGCGAAAATGCATCAAAATAAACCAGGTTATATTTTCCAGATCCCGGATAAGTGTCTTCTAACCGGCTTCTGCTCAGGCAAAAGGTGAAATTTTCGCGCAAATGGATTTCTGTATCAGGCACAGCATGATGCATTTTCCGGAAATCGTCAGTAAAACCCTCCAACCCGCCAAGGCTGCAATAATTGATCGTTTCAATAACTGACCAGTCAGGGAGGAATGGCTCAAGGGCATGATAGCGCGTGTTCACACCGGTTTTATCAGACGCATCAAGGGTCAGCAACGCGTTAAGACCGGTTCCGAAGCCAACCTCTAAAATACTGATGTCCCTTAATTTATTACAGATGTATCTGTATCCGGCTTCCAGAAAGACATGACGTGACTCCTGAACCGCTCCGTGAATGGAATGATAATGCTCTCCCAATTTACGGTTTAACAATGTATAAGATCCATCTTCTGTTAACACAAACTCTGTGCTGTCATCCATCATTATCGGTTGTATAATAACAATAAATCTGCTGTTTCACCCTGCACAGCCACAGTCGCAATGCTGACCTGATCCGGAATCCGGTACGTTTCTATGTTGTTTCCCGCGGCAACAAATACCCTGCCCGACAATGCATCATACTGTACTGCATGAATTTCATCAAAGGTAAGATACCTTACCGTACTTCCTGTTGCCGGACGGTACCACCACAATTCGTTGCCGGAAGCAATAAAACAGTTCCCTTCTGATGGCCCGGTCACCATGCTGATGTCAGGAAATGGAAATATCCTGAGCTTAACCATCGTGTTCTCTGTGACAGAAAAACGGAACACGGCCGATGCCGCATCACTATTTACAAAAATCATCACCCCTTCATCGTCATCCGGGTCAAGGTGCACAGCTTTCCCCTGAAACTGGAATTGCCTGAATACGGTTCCGCCGGGATAATTAAAAACAACCAGTTCACTCAACACACCATTAAAAGGCTCAAAAACGGCAATCAGCCAGTTACTGAGCCTTACAAACCGGGTAAATTTTCCATTCGGGAAAGCCTGACTTTTGAAGGATACAAGTCCTTCGGCAGTATAACCCCTGATATAGCCGTCGCGGTCCGATACAAAAACTTCATTTTCATCGGAGCAGAGATGATAAAAATACTCCAAAGGAGGATTTACAATGGCCTGGACAGTCCAGTCGGCCCTCTTCTCCGCAAGGTTCCAGGCCTGAAGATTGCCGTTAATCCTGCCTGCAGTATATAACTGCCGGTTCGCTGAACTCACCGCCGCCCCGGAATAGTCTCCCTGAAGCCTGAAAAGTTCAGAGAGCTGGCCAGCCAACGGTAACTCAGAGACAACATATTCTGAAGATGCCAGTTTGCTGACTGACAAAACAGACACCAAATCCCTTTCCAGGGCTGAATACTGCACCTTAACGGATTCAGCACTTTCCGACTCTCCGTCACCCGCCCTTACCTGCACATAATATGTGCCGTCGTCCATTTGCGGATCATTCAACGGAATGGATGCAGTGAGCAGATAATTGTATTCATTCACATTAAAATTCAGCGCAGGCAAGACCAGCACATTATTTGCGCTGATCAACGATACCCTGGCATACTGTATGGCCTTG
It includes:
- the mnmD gene encoding tRNA (5-methylaminomethyl-2-thiouridine)(34)-methyltransferase MnmD; the encoded protein is MMDDSTEFVLTEDGSYTLLNRKLGEHYHSIHGAVQESRHVFLEAGYRYICNKLRDISILEVGFGTGLNALLTLDASDKTGVNTRYHALEPFLPDWSVIETINYCSLGGLEGFTDDFRKMHHAVPDTEIHLRENFTFCLSRSRLEDTYPGSGKYNLVYFDAFSPETAPELWEPEIFRKLRMSMDQGGILVTYCAKGRVRRTLQEAGFSTERLPGPPGKREMLRATANKL
- a CDS encoding NUDIX domain-containing protein, with the protein product MEKCRFNIRVYGLIVFENRLLVTDEYRLGMFMTKFPGGGLHFGEGTLDCLKRECREELNQEVLIRRHFYTTDYFQPSHFLPEVSQIINVYYLAGLQGNPVFPAAEKSFEIDAVEGAQAFRWIDPYKIEPELFTLPVDRVVAGMIRENPGWLFDSE
- a CDS encoding NUDIX hydrolase, translated to MLQEAPVSGLNLHVSVDCVVFGFEFGKLNVLLLERKMMFQGQEYKDLKLPGDLVRKDEDLDTAAARVLKELTGLENIYLKQYAAIGTPNRLTRLERDMEWLRQIGHPEEVVVTVAYYSLLNIDQERINKFQLQEDVKWHPVSQIKELAFDHMEILADGLEALRTELRSNPIGFELLPSKFTLSQLQKLYEVILGVNLDKRNFRKKVTNMPYVIPINEKERGVSHKPARFYIFNKKIYEKTRKNSLDFSV
- a CDS encoding acylphosphatase: MTKNIIIRVYGRVQGVGFRYYTREMAIKSGITGYVSNEADGSVYIEAEGAQEQLDVFIRLCKEGPARAIVTDFRKFEGTLMNYSSFRIK